TTAATAAATTTCATAGGGTATATGACATTTTTTTTAGATAAAATTCGGTTGTAGCTTACAATTTAAACTAAAACTTATTTAGAGTAGACAAATTACCGCGATAGTATTTATAAACATGTGAAGTATCATGGGAGCAATGAGTGAACGCGTATAAATTCTAATTTGGCAAAGAATGATACCAGCTATAAAAAGGTAAACAAAGGTGCTCATAGAAGAGTATACTGTGTATGCAAAGATGAAAATATGAGCGATGACACTAATATACCGATCCATTTTCCATTTGGGCCATACCACATACTCGCGTTTAGTAAAAAACCTCGAAACATAATTTCTTCTGAAATAGGTGCGGCAAATATTATACTAATACTTAACAAAACGAATGGAAAACCATTTATATGTTTAAAAAGCACAAGCCATTCTTCTTCATTTCCTAAAAAACCACTAATAATAGATAAACCTATTGCGGTTAATAATAGTAAGAACACTATTTGCCATGTTGTCACACCAACTGGCATTAGACCGGACTTTTTTTGATAGTAATACCAACTGATTAATGATACCGGAAGTGTAAAACACAGAAGTGATGCAGGTATAGCATAATCTGAACGTAGTAATTGAATTACATTAGGAATGAATAATATAAAATATGACGAATAAAAACAAAAGATAAAAATAAAAGCGCATAATAATGAATGAGATACGCGGTTTTCAAATGAATTCATACGACTGGTTTCTATTTTAGATGGGTTGATTTTGAATTTAAGTCTAATACAGATTTATTGTTGTTGATATATCTAATATTTATAGCGAGAAACAATAGATAAATTAGCAATAACCTATTTACTGTTGTAATAGTGCTTTATCTAAATTATCTAACCGTTCTTGCCAAGAAGGATGAGAACTTAATAGCTTCGAATTTACGTTTACGTGCTGTTCAGATAATTTGGTAAATATAGATTTCATCATTTCTATTGGACGTTCCTGCTCTACCATCGCATCTAATGCAAATTGGTCGGCTTCTAATTCCATATCTCGCGAATAGCTCAGAGA
This portion of the Providencia manganoxydans genome encodes:
- a CDS encoding type II CAAX endopeptidase family protein encodes the protein MNSFENRVSHSLLCAFIFIFCFYSSYFILFIPNVIQLLRSDYAIPASLLCFTLPVSLISWYYYQKKSGLMPVGVTTWQIVFLLLLTAIGLSIISGFLGNEEEWLVLFKHINGFPFVLLSISIIFAAPISEEIMFRGFLLNASMWYGPNGKWIGILVSSLIFSSLHTQYTLL
- a CDS encoding type II CAAX prenyl endopeptidase Rce1 family protein, translated to MDRYISVIAHIFIFAYTVYSSMSTFVYLFIAGIILCQIRIYTRSLIAPMILHMFINTIAVICLL